TGTTCCTGTAGAAGGGCCGTACAAGTCAGAGCAGTATCGTTACTAGTTTTTGTACGAGGAAAACATAGGCCGCGGAAGAAAACCCTTCCGCGGCTTTTCTGTTGGTGGGTGTTCATAAAATCTCGATTTCGACACCTCATTGGCACACCAAACTACAGAAACACTACTGCTTGCTAGCGTTGTGTTTGTCGCGGTAAATGCGGCGGGATTCCTGGTTCTGCTGCCGGTTGATGGTACGGCGGTCCTGCCTGGTCAGGTGGCCGTTGTCCTGAGCACGCATGTTGTGCTCTTCGTGGTTGATTGCCGACTCCTGTTTCTCAAGATGCGAGGTTTCGCCGGCGGTGAGCTGGCCGCTCTTGACTCCCTGCCCGATGCGGTCCTGCTGGTTCTCTTTGCGCTGATTGATATCGCGGTGGACTGGCGCCGTAGTGGTTGGGGTGCTGGTGGTTGACTGAGCAATGATGGCTACGGGGCCGAGTGTGAGCGAGGCGATGAGGGCGAGTTTAGTGAGATGCATGACGAGGCTCCTTCTTATGCTTTCTCGGCGGCTATTTGGCGCTGCTTGCTGCCGCTTACGGTTCGGATAGACCCAGGTGATTTGCGGGTGTTGCGGTGGCGTGCGGTTTTATATTTCTCGAAGGCGCCGCGACATTTGCGGTTTTTCTGGGTACGCGCACGCTTCAACGCACATGGATGCCTCGGAGGTTACACGCGTATGGGAGTCGAAAGAAGGATCAGGCGGGGTTGTCGTAGTCGTCCGCAGTGATGACCTGGATGCCGGGCATGGAGGCCAGCGGCTGGTCGATGAAGATGAGGGTGCGAGCGGCTGTGCCTGGATACGTCACCTTCGCCCCTGTGTAACTGGCAGCAGCTGTGCTGGCAGGATTTGCCCCTACAGGCAGAACAACCAGCGAGTAAGTCCCCGAGGGAATGTTCTGATAGCCAGTATTCGCGCCAAAGCTGACGTTGGTCAGAAGAGGGTTTACCGTTACAAGCGCATGCCCCGATGGGACGAGGTAAACATCAACCGGGCCGGAGCGCGTTGCTTCATCTAAGAAACGTAGCGAGGTTTCCCCGGCAGGTGCGGGCTGGTTCTGGTCTTTGAGTGTGAGCTGCTGGAGATTGCCAGCAGTATCGCCAATCAGAATGGTGTATTGTCCTGCGGCTGCCAGTGTCGGTTTGACAAAGGAGAGCACCTGGTGAGTTCCGGCAGTCGCAGCCGAGATGGTATACGTACCGGGCACAGTGGGAACGTACGAGGAAATTGCGCCAAAGCCCAGATTGTAGGCAATGCCGTCTGAGTCCTGATAGAGGTCGATGCTCGGGGCATCTGGCGAAGCATCAACGACGCGGACCTGCGCGGTAGATGGATTGCCCACCATCGCCTGGCAGCCCGTCAGTGTCGCGAGAATCGCCATAGCCGCCGCGAGGCGGACTGATGCTTGGACGAGTTGGAAGCGCGTGGGAAGCATATTCACTGTCCGTCAGCACTGCGCGTCTTAACAAGAGCAGCAGAGATTCCTGAATATGATTTTAATGGAACCCGGAGGCAGAGAGATGGCAGCATGTGCAGCAAAAGTTGTACTGGGGATGACGTTGATGGTACCTGGTGTGCTGACGCTGGCTGCGGCGGGACAGTCTGCCTCGACAACATCTTCATCTCCTGCAACGCCACCCGTCGCGTTGCCGGGTGTTCAGGCCATCGTCAGCATGCGAACCATTGCCAGCGCCAACACGGCAAAAGCTGACGCGGCAACCACACATAAAGGCAGCTACGAGTTCACCGTGACGGGCAGCGACTGGCTCGACACAGGTGTGGTGCTCGAAGCCGGCGAGAAAGCAAGCTTTACGACAACGGGAACAATGAACCTGACAAATGGTCAGTCGCTTGGCCCAGATGGCGAAGCACGCGGATGGAAGGACTTGCTGCGGCAGTTTCCGCTAAATAGCGCCAACGCTGGAGCGTTGATTGGCCGGGTAAGCGATGTCAATGCATCGGTTCCCTTTCTGATCGGCGCAAAGAGTGAGGTTACGGTTCCGACGCGAGGCAGGCTATATCTTCGTGCAAACCTGAGCGACGATCTCACCGCTACGGGAAACTACAAGGTCAAGGTAACGTTTGCAGCAGAACCGAAAGCTGCTGCGCAAACAACTACCGCTGCCACCAATGTCAGCAGATTAGTCTCACCGTCAACGTTCGCCAATATTCCCCGACGCGTGTCAGACATGGATGGGCACGAGGGCGACATGGTGAACTACGCCCTAGTGGGAACAGAAGACCAGGTAAAGGCCGCATTTCAGACCGCAGGATGGACATCCGTGGACAAGAGCGTGGGCGATGCTCTGTTACATGGCCTAATGGCAACAATGAGTCATGAGGCTTATACCGAGATGCCGATGAGCACGCTGTACCTGTTTGGCAGGCCGCAGGACCTGTCGTTTGCGCGCGCCGACCCATTGATGGTCGCAGCGGAACGGCACCATCTGCGGGCGTGGAAGACGGACCAGATGATCGACGGGAAGCCGTTGTGGGTAGGTTCCGCCACGCACGACATAGGGTTTGAAAAAGACCAGAGAAACGGCGGTGTCACTCACAAGATCGATCCCGAGATCGACAAAGAACGAGACTTTCTGTTGCAGAGCTTCGACGCTGCAGGCGTGTTTTCAAGCGCGGCTTATGTGACTCCGGATAATCCGCTACAAACGGCGAAGACTGCCACAGGAGGCAGATTTAACTCCGACGGAAGAATTGTCATAATGGAGTTGAAATAAAAGAAATACATCTCGCTCACAAAGCAAAAGCTGGCCATTTGAAAACGGCCAGCTTCTGCTTGTGGCAACTTGCTGGGACTACTTCTTCGGCTTGCTGGCAATAATCTGGTCCTTGATCTTGTTGTACGTTGCCTGCGGGATAATGCCACGAGTGACAAGCTGGTTCTTCGCAGTGTAAGGGCGCCCAGCAATGATGCGCGCGGCATACGCATCACCGATGCCGTTGAATGCCTTGAGCTGATCAGCTGTGGCTGTGTTGATGTCAAGCGGAGCAGCCGAAGAGGATGAGGAGGCCGCAGGCTTGGCCGCCTTGGATGTGCTCTTCGTTTGGGCAGCGGACAAGAGCGGCGCCGACGCGAAAAGAAGCGCAACAGCAAGTAGCTTATGACGAAGATTACGCATAGGGTATTTTCTCCGTAGGGAAAGTGGTAAAGCTCAGGACGTTCAAGCGAAAGAGTACGGTAGTGTGCCGGACACGTCAATACCAGACCCTCTGAACGCCTTGCCGGCACGCAAGAGCGCGGATTTGCATGAAATTCTGAGGAATCTGGGCATTGCGGTTGACTTCTAATCACGCGACGGCTAGTCTTAAAAGCACAGATGAGCTTTCAGGGCTTCCATCACGGGCACCATCACCATCATGCGATGAGCGTGTTGGCGGCTGTGTCCGGCGTAGCGAAGTAACGAACGCTTACCAAGGATTCAAAAAGGCCCGCTAACGCGCACTCCGCGAGCGGGCCTTTTTCCTGCTTGCGGGCGCGC
This is a stretch of genomic DNA from Edaphobacter acidisoli. It encodes these proteins:
- a CDS encoding DUF4397 domain-containing protein — translated: MAILATLTGCQAMVGNPSTAQVRVVDASPDAPSIDLYQDSDGIAYNLGFGAISSYVPTVPGTYTISAATAGTHQVLSFVKPTLAAAGQYTILIGDTAGNLQQLTLKDQNQPAPAGETSLRFLDEATRSGPVDVYLVPSGHALVTVNPLLTNVSFGANTGYQNIPSGTYSLVVLPVGANPASTAAASYTGAKVTYPGTAARTLIFIDQPLASMPGIQVITADDYDNPA
- a CDS encoding LssY C-terminal domain-containing protein: MAACAAKVVLGMTLMVPGVLTLAAAGQSASTTSSSPATPPVALPGVQAIVSMRTIASANTAKADAATTHKGSYEFTVTGSDWLDTGVVLEAGEKASFTTTGTMNLTNGQSLGPDGEARGWKDLLRQFPLNSANAGALIGRVSDVNASVPFLIGAKSEVTVPTRGRLYLRANLSDDLTATGNYKVKVTFAAEPKAAAQTTTAATNVSRLVSPSTFANIPRRVSDMDGHEGDMVNYALVGTEDQVKAAFQTAGWTSVDKSVGDALLHGLMATMSHEAYTEMPMSTLYLFGRPQDLSFARADPLMVAAERHHLRAWKTDQMIDGKPLWVGSATHDIGFEKDQRNGGVTHKIDPEIDKERDFLLQSFDAAGVFSSAAYVTPDNPLQTAKTATGGRFNSDGRIVIMELK
- a CDS encoding ComEA family DNA-binding protein; translated protein: MRNLRHKLLAVALLFASAPLLSAAQTKSTSKAAKPAASSSSSAAPLDINTATADQLKAFNGIGDAYAARIIAGRPYTAKNQLVTRGIIPQATYNKIKDQIIASKPKK